Within Sulfoacidibacillus ferrooxidans, the genomic segment CAAGGCAAGACGCTACGTTTCACAAATTCTCAGGCTGGTGGTCAGAAGCTAATCCAGTGGATGCAGAATGTCGATCACGATTTGTCATTCACAGAAGTAGCCTTGGAGGCCACAGGTCACTACTGGCTAGCGTTACACTCGTTTCTCCGTAAACATGGTGTAAAGGTTCATGTCATCAATCCCATTCAGTCGGATGCATTTCGCAACATGTACATTCGACAGACCAAGAATGACACGAAAGACGCATTCATCATCGCTGAAGTATTACGCTTTGGACGGTACACCACAACAGAACTCGGCAGTGACGAGATCGTTGCCTTGCGACAATTGAGTCGATTCCGGTTCAGCTTGGTCGATTCCATTTCAGACTTGAAGCGACAGGTCATCGGCCTCTTAGACATGCTGTTTCCTGAATATGAGCGCCTGTTCTCTGACCTGTTTGGCAAGACGTCTTCCGAATTGTTGATGAATGACACCACGCCAGAAGAAATCCTTGCCGTAGATACGGAAGAGCTGGCAGCCTTCATCGCCAAACACAGTCGAAATCGCCTAGGTTTAGACAAAGCCGAGGAAATCAAATCCGCCGCCGAGTCTTCATTTGGGATCGACACAGCACTCGACGCATTTCGGCTACAATTGCGCCTGCTGCTTCAGCAAATTCGCTTTACAGAGGAACAGTTGGATTCCCTGGATGTCGAGATCGAAAAACGTCTCAAAAGCGTTGACACCAATCTCGTGACGATTCCCGGAATCGACCCAACGGTACGAAGTTCAGGAGAATTTACCGGAACACGTAACCGAATGTCCAAACGAGGCTCACCCTACTTGCGACGCGCCATTTGGCTTGCCGCAAGTGTTGCGAAAATACACAACCCAATCCTCAAGGATTTTTACGATCAGAAGCGGGCACAAGGCAAACACCATCTAGCTGCAACGGGCGCTGTAGCGCGTAAAATGACGTACATCATTCACGCCGTTCTGCGGGACAAAAAGCCATACGAGCCAATCGCGTAGGACAGCATTTTATACTGAAAATTAAAAATATGTCTGTCTATGGCAGGCTTATATAGATGCGTCCAAAATCACTTTCCGTCATTGTTCTTAGAACTCAATTGAGTGCTTGACATTAGATAGCTGGTCTTTCGACCTTCTAATTGCACCTGACCAGGATCGTTTCGATGAGAATGGCGAATAACATATTTCACATTACTCATCTGCTATGCTAACATCTCTTCTAGCAACAATTGTCTCATCTCTTCGCAAGACTCCAGCAAATCGGACAATCTACCATTTCCAACAACTCGTCCCTCTCTAAGCACAATAATTTGATCGGCACGTTCCAGTACCGCACGACGATGTGAGACCACTAGATACGTCGCATCGTCACTTTTGGTAAACAGTCGATTCCACATTAGGGATTCTGTTTCAACGTCAAGTGCGCTCGACAAGTCATCCATAACAAACAATTCCGGCTCCCGGACGAACATCCGAGCAGCTGCCGTCCGTTGCCGTTGACCTCCTGACAGATTAACCCCGCGCAATCCAATTTTCACATCCAGCCCTTCACTAAACTGTGCTATATCCTTTTCCAAAACTGCAAGATGAATAGCACTTTCCAAATCGACGTTCGATTCCGGTAACCCCATCAAAATGTTCTGCCTTAATGAATCGCTGAACAATCGAGGAACTTGAGGTGCATAAGCACTTCGCGGAGGCGTGAAAAAAGTGGCGGCATCTTTCACCTTCTCACCGTTCCAATACACTTCTCCTTTTGTTACGGGCAAAAGACCAATCAGCGCACGCAGCAATGTCGTCTTACCGGAACCAATTCGTCCGACAACAACGGTCAGGGCACCACGCTTAAGTTCTAGATTCACATTTTCAATACCTCTTCCCGTATCCTCGTACGAAAACGATAATCCTGTTGCCAACAGCGAATTCAAGTGATGGCTTTGCGTTTTCTCCACATATGGTACTTCCGGCAGCGACTCCTTTAGATAAATTGGACCGTGTTTAACAATCTCTTCTTTGGGAGCCCCTTGCAGCAACTTGTTAATGCGGTCAAACGAGACCGTTACTTGCTTCAATTTGGCGGAGAGCAACCCGGAACGTCGAGAAAGTTGCGCGATAAAGGTTAAATAATAAATAAAGGCAGCAAACTGACCAACTGTAAAGGAACCGTCTCTCATCGAAGCTGCAACCAGCAACAGAATAATGCCGGTTCCTACATCCACGATATTAGTAAAGACAGAGGAAAGAACCGCACTAAACACGCTTTCCTTAATCATCGCATCCTGACGTTCCTGGTTGACCATCTGAAAACGGTTCATAACCGAACGTTCGGAAGTATTCGCTTGAACTGCCTGAACTGCACCGAACAATTCACCTATAAATCCCGTTAGGTTGGCGGTAGACTTTCGGCTGTACTGACGAAGCTTGTCAATTCTCTTGCCAGCCTTCTGTGCCAAGAACGTTACGACTGTCAGTGGTATAAACACAACAAGCGTGATCATCCACTGCATCTGCATCATAATGACAATAGCGATGCTGGCAAAGACCAGTGCTCCTACGACATCCAAAAATGCAGCCCAACCTAAAAAGACCGTTACCTCTTCGACGTCTTCCCTGAAATTAGAGATTGCTTCACCAGCAGAAAATGGTAACGCTTTTGCAGCCGGTTTTCTCAAGATGTTCTGTAGCATATTTTTTCTCATTAGAAGACCTATTGAATTGCGAAAAACGACATCTGTATCAAAGTTTCCGAAATTAGTCATGATTCGAGCCACATTTCCCATCAGAAAGAGGGCAATGATTCCCCATACTGTATTCGCAGCTGCATGATTACTCAACGAATCAAAAAAACGGTTCCCAAAATAAGCAGGCAAAATGAGCAGAACCCACCCGGCGATCGCAAAAAACGCATACAATAAGTATTTCCATGGAC encodes:
- a CDS encoding ABC transporter ATP-binding protein, with translation MNTKQLLYALVKFSPWKYLLYAFFAIAGWVLLILPAYFGNRFFDSLSNHAAANTVWGIIALFLMGNVARIMTNFGNFDTDVVFRNSIGLLMRKNMLQNILRKPAAKALPFSAGEAISNFREDVEEVTVFLGWAAFLDVVGALVFASIAIVIMMQMQWMITLVVFIPLTVVTFLAQKAGKRIDKLRQYSRKSTANLTGFIGELFGAVQAVQANTSERSVMNRFQMVNQERQDAMIKESVFSAVLSSVFTNIVDVGTGIILLLVAASMRDGSFTVGQFAAFIYYLTFIAQLSRRSGLLSAKLKQVTVSFDRINKLLQGAPKEEIVKHGPIYLKESLPEVPYVEKTQSHHLNSLLATGLSFSYEDTGRGIENVNLELKRGALTVVVGRIGSGKTTLLRALIGLLPVTKGEVYWNGEKVKDAATFFTPPRSAYAPQVPRLFSDSLRQNILMGLPESNVDLESAIHLAVLEKDIAQFSEGLDVKIGLRGVNLSGGQRQRTAAARMFVREPELFVMDDLSSALDVETESLMWNRLFTKSDDATYLVVSHRRAVLERADQIIVLREGRVVGNGRLSDLLESCEEMRQLLLEEMLA
- a CDS encoding IS110 family transposase, whose product is MYFVGIDIAKRNHEACIIDSTGQIQGKTLRFTNSQAGGQKLIQWMQNVDHDLSFTEVALEATGHYWLALHSFLRKHGVKVHVINPIQSDAFRNMYIRQTKNDTKDAFIIAEVLRFGRYTTTELGSDEIVALRQLSRFRFSLVDSISDLKRQVIGLLDMLFPEYERLFSDLFGKTSSELLMNDTTPEEILAVDTEELAAFIAKHSRNRLGLDKAEEIKSAAESSFGIDTALDAFRLQLRLLLQQIRFTEEQLDSLDVEIEKRLKSVDTNLVTIPGIDPTVRSSGEFTGTRNRMSKRGSPYLRRAIWLAASVAKIHNPILKDFYDQKRAQGKHHLAATGAVARKMTYIIHAVLRDKKPYEPIA